A window from Populus trichocarpa isolate Nisqually-1 chromosome 3, P.trichocarpa_v4.1, whole genome shotgun sequence encodes these proteins:
- the LOC18097270 gene encoding UDP-glycosyltransferase 92A1, protein MSQRKESIVMLPFMAQGHIIPFLALALQLDQTKKYTITFVNTSLNIKKLRPSIPTNSSIHLLEIPLDSSVYGLPPGTENTDSIPYHLIANFLEASLSLKPAFRKIISDHVKEQKGHPPFCIITDMFFGWCAEIAHEFGAFHAIFSGCGGFGFACYYSLWLNLPHQNNLSDEFTLPDFPEASTIHVTQLAENLKEANGRDLFSVCLQNMLPECTNADGILVNTVEELDKVGLGYFRRKTGKPVWPIGPVLLSNRSQDQAAITPELCKHWLDTKPAGSVLYISFGSQNVISASQMMELAMALEACGKNFIWVVRPPIGFDINMEFKAKEWLPEGFEERMEYSKRGLLVRKWAPQVEILSHKSVSAFLSHCGWNSVLESLSNGVPLIGWPLAAEQFYNVKLLEEHIGVCLEVARGKSCEVRHEDIVKKIMLVMDETEKGNAMRRKAREVRDMIIDAVQYENDHKGSSVKAMDEFLDAASLMREGKKWAADRGV, encoded by the coding sequence ATGTCACAGAGGAAAGAGAGTATAGTGATGCTCCCATTCATGGCACAAGGCCATATCATACCTTTCTTAGCATTAGCCCTTCAACTAGATCAAACGAAGAAGTATACCATAACCTTTGTGAACACTTCTCTTAACATCAAGAAACTAAGACCATCAATCCCTACAAACTCTTCCATTCACCTTCTTGAAATACCTTTAGATAGCTCAGTCTATGGCCTGCCTCCAGGCACTGAAAACACTGACTCTATTCCTTACCATCTTATAGCCAACTTTCTCGAAGCATCTTTGTCTCTCAAACCTGCTTTCAGGAAAATCATTTCTGATCATGTTAAGGAACAAAAGGGCCATCCACCATTCTGTATAATCACAGACATGTTCTTTGGCTGGTGTGCAGAGATTGCACATGAGTTTGGTGCGTTTCATGCTATATTTAGTGGATGTGGAGGTTTTGGTTTCGCTTGTTACTACTCTCTGTGGTTAAATCTGCCTCATCAGAACAATCTCTCCGATGAATTCACTTTACCAGATTTCCCTGAAGCTTCTACAATTCATGTTACACAATTGGCAGAAAATCTGAAAGAGGCCAATGGCAGAGATCTCTTCAGTGTGTGTCTGCAGAACATGCTTCCTGAATGCACGAATGCTGATGGGATTTTGGTGAACACGGTGGAGGAGCTTGACAAAGTTGGGTTGGGATATTTTCGGCGTAAAACTGGGAAACCAGTTTGGCCAATTGGGCCAGTACTCCTCTCCAATAGGAGCCAAGATCAAGCTGCAATTACACCTGAGCTATGTAAACACTGGCTTGATACAAAACCTGCGGGCTCAGTTCTATACATATCATTTGGTTCACAGAACGTAATATCTGCATCCCAGATGATGGAATTGGCAATGGCATTGGAGGCTTGTGGCAAAAATTTTATCTGGGTTGTCAGGCCACCTATCGGCTTTGACATCAACATGGAATTCAAAGCAAAAGAGTGGTTGCCTGAAGGATTTGAAGAAAGAATGGAATATTCAAAAAGAGGGTTGTTAGTGCGCAAGTGGGCACCCCAGGTGGAAATCTTGTCTCACAAATCCGTATCAGCATTTTTGAGTCATTGTGGCTGGAACTCGGTTCTTGAATCTTTAAGCAATGGTGTGCCGTTGATTGGGTGGCCATTGGCAGCAGAACAGTTCTACAATGTCAAGCTCTTAGAAGAACATATTGGAGTTTGTTTGGAGGTGGCTAGAGGGAAAAGCTGTGAGGTTCGGCATGAAGATATAGTGAAAAAGATCATGCTGGTAATGGATGAGACGGAGAAGGGTAATGCAATGAGAAGGAAAGCTCGTGAGGTTAGGGATATGATTATTGATGCTGTTCAATATGAGAATGATCATAAGGGTTCCTCTGTCAAAGCCATGGATGAGTTCCTGGATGCTGCCTCGCTGATGCGAGAAGGGAAAAAATGGGCGGCCGATCGTGGGGTCTAA